In the Pirellulales bacterium genome, one interval contains:
- a CDS encoding BatA domain-containing protein, producing the protein MLSFLPGYAWFALGGLIAATAPVIIHLLNRRRFKVVNWAAMDFLREALQRNRKILHLRDILLLILRSAALALFGLALARPFFQQSATSLAPNQPLHVALVIDNSLSMGYQQSLGKSVLEEAKARAKEFIETLPEKSVVAVIPLCGSATGATRDSYRNAADAVEAIDRIEVVDRAGRLSQAVDLAQATFSGSEFPPSARLIALVSDNQARNWPSAGLAGEWLGSGGESAASVANSNGAQLSGSTASGNVANGTDALGQQPRMVVLDVAPRQASNTWVADVQVLDGIADVQTPTTILARIRHDGPEPRGDVQVSLTIDGEVRDSKKVDLNPGQELEVAFRYRFEAADRLPGQIDYVRASVALTPDALAADDQRYVIIPVVSELPVLFIDQYGSRNEDPRAQRFGETYPLRRLLAPKLSANDMSPQLIKVVHLSPDELTQELLQTARLVVLAGIASPGDTVPLLREYVRQGGPLVIVAGGNFDPVQWQETAWLEGAGILPAPLKPQFVGKPAEEISSARDLFTINPDSLAHAYFQFPDMSKADQRRFFTSPGMSGVSPVMFRLAEAALDTETLAQLQKSELQRVTSEQEELQKILENEAKLSAKEKQGPLSATEVTEREAGRRRRAILEPRWLTWLQRPALTPAQLVAPEKIVAAEAPRALATLSNGLPLIVERNIGAGTVTFVSTGLSSRWSMLALSDVFVVFDRMLRDKIDGTLPRQNLSQIERIRVPVQDNLMRYSVLRPGSSADDAARAEPLSIEAFGPDEYGVIVRNVTNRGIYTVRAQRGAGGGMPPDSAVDAPATSIPFAVNGPSDESALGYLGRAGFDNWIEQANNPAAQDTSAASAGSPATAQPPVAIQWLERGTPVSLSGALVWGQSLWWWLTLTVLLFLLGEMLLLAWPLLTRKT; encoded by the coding sequence ATGCTAAGTTTTTTGCCAGGATACGCGTGGTTTGCCTTGGGGGGGCTGATTGCCGCCACCGCACCGGTCATTATTCACCTGCTCAATCGCCGCCGGTTCAAGGTGGTCAATTGGGCGGCGATGGATTTTCTGCGCGAGGCCCTGCAGCGGAACCGCAAGATTTTGCACCTGCGCGATATTCTGTTGCTGATCCTGCGCAGCGCGGCCCTGGCTCTGTTTGGGCTGGCGCTGGCGCGGCCTTTCTTTCAACAGTCCGCCACTTCCCTGGCTCCTAATCAACCGCTGCACGTCGCCCTGGTCATCGATAATAGCCTGAGCATGGGTTACCAACAGTCTTTGGGCAAAAGCGTACTGGAGGAAGCCAAGGCCCGAGCCAAGGAATTTATCGAAACCTTGCCGGAAAAGAGTGTGGTGGCGGTGATTCCGTTGTGTGGGTCGGCCACGGGGGCGACGCGGGACTCTTATCGCAACGCCGCCGATGCGGTGGAGGCGATTGATCGGATCGAAGTGGTCGACCGCGCGGGACGCCTCTCGCAGGCGGTTGATCTGGCCCAGGCGACGTTTAGCGGGTCGGAGTTTCCCCCCAGCGCGCGGCTGATCGCGCTGGTCAGCGATAATCAAGCGCGCAATTGGCCTAGTGCGGGTTTGGCGGGCGAATGGCTGGGGAGCGGTGGTGAATCAGCCGCGAGTGTGGCAAATTCCAACGGCGCACAACTGAGCGGCAGTACCGCCAGTGGCAATGTCGCCAATGGCACCGACGCTCTCGGCCAGCAACCACGCATGGTGGTGCTGGATGTCGCCCCGCGCCAAGCCAGCAACACCTGGGTGGCGGATGTGCAGGTACTGGACGGCATTGCGGATGTGCAGACGCCGACGACCATTCTAGCTAGGATTCGGCATGATGGACCAGAACCGCGCGGCGATGTGCAAGTCTCATTAACAATTGATGGCGAAGTACGCGACAGCAAAAAGGTAGACCTTAATCCGGGACAAGAATTGGAAGTCGCGTTCCGCTATCGATTTGAGGCCGCCGACCGCCTGCCGGGGCAGATTGACTATGTGCGGGCCAGCGTGGCTCTGACCCCCGATGCCCTGGCCGCCGATGATCAACGGTATGTGATTATTCCCGTGGTTTCGGAATTGCCCGTGCTGTTTATCGATCAATATGGCAGTCGTAATGAAGATCCCCGGGCGCAGCGCTTTGGCGAGACCTACCCCCTGCGGCGACTCTTGGCACCCAAGCTTTCCGCCAATGACATGTCGCCGCAACTCATCAAGGTGGTGCATCTCTCCCCGGATGAATTGACGCAAGAACTGCTCCAAACCGCCCGCTTGGTGGTGTTGGCGGGGATTGCCAGTCCGGGAGACACGGTGCCGCTCTTACGGGAATATGTGCGGCAAGGAGGGCCGCTGGTGATTGTTGCGGGGGGAAACTTTGATCCGGTCCAGTGGCAAGAAACCGCGTGGCTGGAAGGAGCGGGGATTTTGCCCGCGCCACTCAAGCCCCAGTTTGTGGGCAAACCCGCGGAAGAGATCAGTTCCGCGCGCGACCTGTTTACTATCAATCCCGACTCGCTGGCGCATGCCTATTTTCAGTTTCCCGACATGAGCAAGGCCGATCAACGGCGGTTTTTTACCAGTCCCGGCATGAGCGGCGTTAGTCCGGTGATGTTTCGCCTGGCCGAGGCCGCGCTCGATACCGAAACCCTGGCACAACTGCAAAAGTCAGAGCTTCAGCGAGTCACCTCCGAACAAGAGGAACTGCAAAAAATCTTGGAAAATGAAGCAAAATTATCGGCCAAGGAAAAGCAAGGCCCGCTCTCTGCCACGGAAGTGACCGAGCGCGAAGCGGGCCGCCGCCGCCGCGCCATACTCGAGCCGCGATGGCTAACGTGGCTGCAACGCCCCGCGCTGACCCCGGCGCAACTTGTCGCGCCGGAAAAAATCGTGGCAGCCGAGGCTCCCCGCGCTTTAGCCACCTTGTCCAATGGCCTGCCCCTCATTGTCGAACGCAACATCGGCGCGGGGACGGTCACCTTTGTTAGTACGGGGCTTTCTTCCCGCTGGAGCATGCTCGCCTTGTCGGATGTGTTTGTGGTGTTTGACCGAATGCTGCGCGATAAAATCGACGGCACGCTGCCGCGGCAAAACCTCAGCCAGATCGAACGTATTCGCGTACCGGTGCAGGATAACCTGATGCGGTATTCGGTCCTCCGTCCCGGCTCCTCCGCCGATGACGCCGCGCGGGCCGAGCCCCTTTCGATCGAGGCCTTTGGCCCTGACGAGTACGGCGTCATCGTGCGCAATGTCACAAACCGGGGCATTTATACGGTCCGCGCCCAACGGGGCGCGGGCGGGGGGATGCCCCCTGATTCCGCGGTTGATGCCCCCGCCACCAGCATCCCGTTTGCCGTTAATGGCCCCAGCGACGAATCCGCGCTTGGTTATCTGGGACGCGCCGGCTTTGATAATTGGATCGAGCAGGCTAATAACCCGGCTGCACAGGATACCAGCGCGGCTTCAGCGGGAAGTCCGGCTACCGCCCAGCCTCCCGTCGCCATTCAATGGCTGGAACGGGGGACGCCGGTCAGTTTGTCCGGCGCGCTTGTTTGGGGGCAAAGTTTGTGGTGGTGGCTCACTCTGACGGTGCTGCTGTTTTTGCTGGGGGAAATGCTGCTTTTGGCTTGGCCGCTCTTGACCCGCAAGACATAA
- a CDS encoding MoxR family ATPase, whose protein sequence is MTDQLAIPPADVAAVQRCEKAYNTIKDELSKVIVGQQDVIEQVLVAVFARGHALLEGVPGLAKTLLISSLAQSLHLSFKRIQFTPDLMPSDITGTEVIQEDLQSGQRAYKFLPGPLFANLILADEINRTPPKTQAAMLEAMQERQISAGGQVHKLPSPFFVLATQNPLEQEGTYPLPEAQLDRFLLYIKVDYPSAAEEWDVARRVTSGGQGEIRPVLSGEEILDLQKLVTRVPVSDQVLGYAWALVRATRPGQSEAPDFVNKWAGWGAGPRGVLTLVTAAKARAILYGRYHATLGDVQAVAKPALRHRIACNYAAQAASINSEKLIEMLLEKIPADKKYERPAA, encoded by the coding sequence ATGACTGACCAACTTGCCATACCCCCCGCCGATGTCGCCGCCGTGCAGAGATGTGAAAAAGCTTACAACACCATCAAGGACGAATTGTCCAAGGTAATCGTGGGCCAGCAGGATGTCATCGAACAGGTCTTGGTCGCCGTCTTTGCCCGCGGCCACGCCTTGTTAGAGGGCGTTCCCGGTCTGGCCAAAACGCTCCTCATTAGCTCCTTGGCGCAGTCGCTGCATTTATCGTTCAAGCGGATTCAGTTCACGCCCGATCTGATGCCCAGCGACATCACCGGAACCGAAGTGATCCAAGAAGACCTGCAGTCGGGGCAGCGGGCGTACAAATTTTTGCCCGGGCCCCTGTTTGCCAATCTGATCCTGGCGGATGAAATCAACCGCACTCCGCCCAAGACGCAGGCCGCCATGCTAGAGGCGATGCAAGAACGGCAAATCTCCGCCGGGGGCCAGGTGCACAAGCTTCCCTCGCCGTTTTTTGTGCTGGCCACGCAAAACCCGCTCGAGCAGGAAGGGACGTATCCCCTGCCCGAGGCGCAGCTCGACCGCTTTTTGTTGTATATCAAGGTCGATTATCCCAGCGCGGCGGAGGAATGGGACGTTGCCCGCCGGGTCACTAGCGGCGGCCAGGGAGAAATTCGCCCTGTCCTGTCCGGCGAGGAAATTCTGGATCTTCAAAAACTGGTCACCCGCGTGCCGGTCAGTGATCAAGTGCTGGGCTATGCCTGGGCGTTGGTCCGGGCCACGCGCCCCGGCCAATCGGAAGCGCCGGACTTTGTCAACAAATGGGCCGGCTGGGGGGCGGGACCCCGCGGCGTGCTAACCCTTGTCACCGCGGCCAAGGCGCGGGCGATTTTGTACGGGCGTTATCATGCGACCTTGGGTGACGTGCAGGCCGTGGCCAAGCCGGCCCTGCGGCACCGGATTGCGTGCAATTACGCGGCCCAGGCGGCGTCGATCAATAGCGAAAAGCTGATCGAGATGCTATTAGAGAAAATCCCGGCGGATAAGAAGTACGAGCGCCCCGCGGCGTGA
- a CDS encoding squalene--hopene cyclase, whose protein sequence is MAVSLPELAYGQDANVGGAFSGTPFVGGEWEITPDSEAALERGLAWLARNQGAEGNWESNDVGLVSMGALAFMAAGHAPGRGKYGPNVERALNYVIKHAKPSGLLNASNPQRDMYNHGLACFVLGQAYGISNDQRIGPVLERALRLIANTQCGDGGWDYIAKRQDRGHDLSLVVMQAKALRSAMDSGFEVSPDTVRQAISCVRAHYTPQNRQGNENEERTLPGQFTYNQGGQGTIAMAACGVVCLQEFGQYDDWRIFKSMEFVNSAIKRSNRPESRDGVMPFDSYTLYYVGQALYQVGGQHWREGYPILRDQLVAAQVHEPGRDDDGKWQDRGRQGESRIGGKPGELYGTSVACFILAIPNRYLPILQDGKISQFQKGN, encoded by the coding sequence GTGGCGGTCTCTTTGCCTGAATTGGCCTATGGCCAGGACGCGAATGTCGGCGGCGCATTTTCCGGTACCCCCTTTGTAGGGGGGGAATGGGAAATCACACCCGACAGCGAGGCCGCTCTTGAGCGGGGGCTGGCGTGGCTGGCGCGCAATCAAGGGGCGGAGGGGAACTGGGAATCCAACGATGTCGGCCTGGTCAGTATGGGGGCATTGGCCTTTATGGCGGCGGGGCACGCCCCGGGCCGCGGAAAGTACGGCCCCAACGTCGAACGAGCACTCAATTATGTCATCAAACATGCCAAGCCTTCCGGCCTGCTCAACGCCAGCAACCCCCAGCGCGACATGTATAACCATGGATTGGCGTGCTTTGTGTTGGGCCAGGCGTATGGCATCTCCAACGATCAGCGGATTGGTCCCGTGCTGGAGCGGGCGTTGCGGCTGATTGCCAATACCCAGTGTGGCGACGGGGGATGGGACTACATTGCCAAGCGTCAGGACCGGGGGCATGACCTAAGTTTGGTGGTGATGCAGGCCAAGGCGCTGCGGAGCGCGATGGACAGTGGGTTTGAGGTCTCGCCCGACACCGTGCGGCAGGCGATTTCCTGCGTCCGCGCGCATTATACCCCTCAGAACCGCCAGGGTAACGAAAACGAAGAACGGACCTTGCCGGGGCAGTTTACTTACAATCAGGGTGGGCAGGGGACAATCGCAATGGCGGCCTGCGGCGTGGTTTGCCTCCAAGAATTTGGCCAATATGACGATTGGCGCATTTTTAAGAGCATGGAATTTGTCAACTCCGCGATCAAACGTTCCAACCGCCCCGAAAGTCGCGATGGCGTCATGCCGTTTGACTCTTACACGCTGTATTACGTGGGCCAGGCTCTGTATCAGGTCGGGGGGCAACATTGGCGCGAGGGGTATCCGATCTTGCGGGATCAATTGGTCGCCGCCCAAGTGCATGAGCCGGGGCGAGATGACGATGGCAAATGGCAGGATCGTGGCCGGCAGGGAGAATCCCGCATTGGTGGCAAGCCCGGTGAACTGTACGGGACCAGCGTGGCGTGTTTTATCTTGGCCATTCCCAACCGGTACTTGCCCATCTTGCAAGATGGCAAAATCAGTCAGTTTCAAAAGGGAAATTGA
- a CDS encoding D-arabinono-1,4-lactone oxidase: MTTTARVTNFGANVSFTPQSVYAPRSEAELLEIMARHAQSRFRVVGRTHAWSPLIESSEVLLDLRHLDQVTVEASVTQNDSMTRNDSVTQPTAWVGAGCQIKHILEKLAAAGDWMLPALGLITEQALAGAMSTGTHGSGRHSLSHYALEVRIAGFDAITGQPVIRTVSDPRELRAARCALGLLGVIVAIKLPIRRQFQVEEFFYRYTDLEQVLAQEAEYPLQQFYMVPYRWDFFAQQRRESTLPRSWSAPLYRLFWSVGMDRIFHWMLMACGRRYLPQFCNYWFFRAVMPCLLPQNWRVVDRADRQLIMEHELYRHIETEIFVTRGDLRAALDVTIWLLKRFSGEQASAPACWSENPVCDVMTSEVEAAAGTYFQHYVICVRKVLPDDTLISMAAGTEPYYAISLISYELPERRAGYFEFARIWATALYELYAGRPHWGKYCPLPAVTLSQLYPRWSEFVAIAKKYDPPGQFANAWLRNSLKEMPHLAGYGGDNLEISTI; this comes from the coding sequence ATGACCACTACCGCTAGGGTCACCAATTTTGGCGCGAATGTCAGCTTTACACCCCAAAGTGTGTATGCCCCCCGGTCCGAGGCGGAGTTGCTGGAAATCATGGCCCGCCACGCCCAATCCCGCTTTCGCGTGGTGGGACGGACTCATGCGTGGAGTCCCCTTATCGAATCCAGCGAGGTCTTGCTGGATTTGCGGCACTTGGATCAGGTAACAGTAGAAGCCAGTGTGACCCAGAATGACAGTATGACCCGGAATGACAGTGTGACCCAGCCGACGGCCTGGGTGGGAGCTGGCTGCCAGATAAAACACATCCTGGAAAAGCTGGCGGCGGCGGGAGATTGGATGCTCCCCGCCCTGGGCCTTATCACCGAGCAAGCCCTGGCGGGAGCCATGTCCACCGGTACGCATGGTTCGGGGCGGCATAGTCTGTCGCATTATGCCCTGGAAGTGCGGATCGCCGGGTTTGACGCCATAACCGGCCAACCGGTCATTCGCACGGTGTCGGACCCGCGCGAATTACGGGCCGCGCGCTGCGCTTTGGGCCTCTTGGGGGTGATTGTCGCGATCAAACTTCCCATCCGCCGCCAATTCCAGGTCGAAGAGTTCTTTTACCGCTATACCGATCTGGAGCAGGTTCTCGCCCAGGAAGCGGAGTATCCGCTGCAACAATTTTACATGGTTCCGTATCGCTGGGATTTTTTTGCCCAGCAACGACGGGAATCGACGTTGCCGCGCTCCTGGTCCGCGCCGCTGTATCGGCTGTTTTGGTCGGTGGGAATGGACCGAATCTTTCATTGGATGCTCATGGCTTGCGGGCGGCGCTATTTGCCGCAGTTTTGCAATTATTGGTTTTTTCGCGCGGTGATGCCTTGCTTGCTGCCGCAAAACTGGCGCGTGGTGGATCGGGCCGATCGGCAGTTGATCATGGAACACGAACTGTACCGCCATATCGAGACCGAGATTTTTGTCACTCGCGGGGATCTGCGCGCCGCGCTGGATGTCACGATCTGGTTGCTAAAGCGATTCAGTGGTGAGCAAGCCAGCGCCCCGGCATGTTGGTCCGAAAATCCCGTCTGCGACGTCATGACAAGCGAAGTTGAAGCAGCGGCGGGGACGTATTTTCAGCATTATGTGATTTGCGTTCGCAAAGTGTTGCCGGATGACACGCTGATCTCGATGGCCGCCGGTACCGAACCGTATTACGCGATCAGTTTAATTAGCTATGAATTGCCGGAGCGACGGGCAGGGTACTTTGAATTTGCCAGAATCTGGGCCACAGCCCTGTACGAGTTATACGCGGGGCGACCGCACTGGGGGAAATACTGTCCCCTTCCCGCGGTCACGCTGAGCCAGCTTTATCCTCGTTGGTCGGAATTTGTGGCAATCGCCAAAAAATACGATCCCCCGGGCCAATTTGCCAATGCTTGGCTGCGAAATTCGCTCAAGGAAATGCCGCATTTGGCGGGTTACGGCGGGGATAATCTTGAAATTTCCACAATCTGA
- a CDS encoding DUF1571 domain-containing protein: MRCSWISRVFSLASLGGGCLAAALLFPAIVSGQTTPLPPTQQPVPAQPAANQAHPLDPCLEIAYKGMKHIKEDIKDYTCTLVKRERIDGKLLDAEYMYTKVRQEPFSVYMSFLKPDAVKGREVIYVHGANDGNLLAHEGKGLAARFGMVSLKPNSALAMKDNRYPITELGLYNLTRRLIEVAENDRQFGECEVNMSQAKINGRECTMMQVVHPVPRKNFLFHVARIYVDNELNVPIRYEAYDWPEKQGGQPVLMEEYTYLNLQLNTGLTDADFDSRNPQYNFK; the protein is encoded by the coding sequence ATGCGTTGTTCTTGGATTTCACGTGTATTTAGCCTGGCGAGTCTGGGCGGAGGCTGCCTGGCGGCGGCCCTGCTCTTTCCCGCGATCGTCAGCGGTCAAACCACCCCCCTTCCCCCGACACAACAGCCAGTACCCGCCCAGCCCGCGGCAAATCAGGCCCACCCGCTGGATCCGTGCCTGGAAATTGCCTACAAGGGGATGAAGCACATCAAGGAAGATATCAAGGACTACACTTGCACGCTGGTCAAGCGCGAGCGGATCGATGGCAAGTTGTTAGACGCCGAGTATATGTACACCAAAGTGCGGCAAGAGCCGTTCAGCGTATACATGAGCTTTTTAAAGCCGGACGCGGTCAAGGGTCGCGAAGTGATCTACGTCCATGGCGCGAATGATGGCAATTTGCTGGCCCACGAGGGGAAGGGTTTGGCCGCGCGGTTTGGGATGGTATCGCTCAAGCCGAATTCGGCGCTCGCCATGAAGGACAACCGTTATCCCATTACCGAGCTGGGCCTGTACAACCTGACGCGGCGGTTGATCGAAGTGGCGGAAAACGACCGCCAGTTTGGCGAATGTGAAGTGAACATGTCGCAGGCCAAGATTAACGGCCGCGAATGCACGATGATGCAGGTGGTGCATCCGGTGCCGCGCAAGAACTTTTTGTTTCATGTGGCGCGGATTTACGTGGATAACGAATTGAATGTGCCGATCCGCTATGAGGCCTACGATTGGCCGGAAAAGCAAGGGGGCCAACCGGTCCTGATGGAGGAATATACGTACTTGAACTTGCAGTTGAATACCGGCCTGACAGACGCGGACTTTGACTCCCGCAACCCGCAGTATAACTTTAAGTAA